In Hasllibacter sp. MH4015, the following proteins share a genomic window:
- a CDS encoding [protein-PII] uridylyltransferase: protein MTPPQDVSAVPVSDRPRNPSLSNATEPGTLLLPAAEFADRAALAARVDDACAGLGDAGAIRNAAVAELNRAQEAGRAALAAAFTDHPLAARRATRSYTFLTDMLVKEVLRVAETYLHPTNVRTDSERLAVMAVGGYGRGEMAPFSDVDLLFLTPWKVTGKIESVIESMLYMLWDLRLKVGHSSRTVKDCMRLGREDYTIRTSLLEMRHLAGDESLGQDLTDTLRAQLFDGSTGEFVEAKLEERSSRHKKQGGQRYMLEPNVKEGKGGLRDLQTLYWIAKYEHGVTRAAELVALGVFRPEEFASFDAAERFLWAVRCHLHLIANRAQDMLSFDMQVEVAERLGYADHSGRRAVEHFMQDYFRHATQVGELTRIFLTGLEARHVKQEPAILGFLRGRTRRKKLKDGYEVIQNRLNIRDPETFFEDPLNILRLFEEGLRTGYLIHPNAMREISARLDLIDDDLRRDPEANRIFLDLMLKHGNPERGLRRMNELGVLAAFLPEFAPIVAMMQFNMYHSYTVDEHTIQVVSTLAQIEREELLEELPLVSGILKRGVNRKVLFVACLLHDIGKGRNEDHSILGARMARSICPRLGLKPAECETVEWLVRYHLLMSDMAQKRDIADPRTVRDFAKAVKTRERLDLLTVLTVCDIRGVGPNTWNNWKATLLRGLHRTTAAALETGLEDLNREQLESEAKKALRAELSDWSKSDIKAEIDRHYGPYWQGLDLGTQVTFAKMVQGLDDDEIRIDTKQDEDRDATRVCFALVDHPGIFCRLAGALSLVGANVVDARTYTSKDGYATAVFWVQDHDGHPYERARLPRLRGMIQKTLKGEVVTSEAMERRDKIKKRERPFDVPTTITFDNEGSEIYTIIEVDTRDRPGLLYDLTKTFAAANVYIASAVIATYGVQVVDTFYVKDMFGLKLHSENRRASLERKLRDAIARVAERAGA, encoded by the coding sequence TTGACCCCGCCCCAAGACGTCTCGGCGGTGCCGGTTTCTGACCGGCCCAGGAACCCGAGCCTTTCCAACGCAACCGAACCGGGAACGCTACTGCTTCCGGCGGCGGAGTTTGCCGACCGCGCAGCACTCGCGGCCCGGGTGGATGACGCCTGCGCGGGTCTTGGCGATGCGGGTGCCATCCGCAACGCCGCCGTCGCCGAGCTGAACCGCGCGCAGGAGGCGGGGCGCGCCGCCCTTGCCGCCGCCTTCACCGACCACCCCCTCGCCGCGCGGCGGGCCACACGGTCCTACACGTTCCTCACCGACATGTTGGTGAAGGAGGTGTTGCGGGTGGCGGAAACCTATCTGCATCCCACCAATGTCCGCACCGACAGCGAACGCCTCGCCGTGATGGCGGTGGGCGGGTACGGCCGTGGAGAAATGGCGCCGTTTTCCGACGTCGATCTGTTGTTCCTCACCCCTTGGAAAGTGACGGGCAAGATCGAGAGCGTCATTGAAAGCATGCTCTACATGCTTTGGGACCTGCGCCTGAAAGTGGGCCATTCCAGCCGGACCGTAAAGGATTGCATGCGCCTGGGGCGGGAGGATTACACGATCCGCACCTCGCTTCTGGAAATGCGCCACCTGGCAGGGGATGAAAGCCTGGGCCAAGACCTGACCGACACTTTGCGCGCGCAATTGTTCGATGGGTCCACGGGCGAATTCGTCGAGGCCAAGCTGGAAGAACGCTCCAGCCGCCACAAGAAGCAGGGCGGTCAGCGGTATATGCTGGAGCCGAACGTCAAGGAAGGCAAAGGCGGCCTTCGCGATCTGCAAACGCTCTACTGGATCGCCAAATACGAACACGGCGTCACCCGCGCGGCAGAGCTTGTCGCGCTCGGCGTCTTTCGGCCCGAGGAATTCGCCAGCTTCGACGCCGCCGAACGGTTCCTCTGGGCGGTGCGCTGCCACCTCCACCTGATTGCCAACCGGGCGCAGGACATGCTCAGCTTCGACATGCAGGTGGAAGTCGCGGAACGCCTTGGCTACGCCGATCATTCCGGTCGTCGCGCGGTCGAGCATTTCATGCAGGACTACTTCCGCCACGCCACGCAGGTGGGCGAGCTGACCCGCATCTTCCTGACCGGGCTGGAGGCGCGCCACGTCAAGCAGGAGCCCGCGATCCTCGGCTTCCTGCGCGGCCGCACACGGCGCAAGAAGCTCAAGGATGGCTACGAGGTCATTCAGAACCGCCTGAATATCCGCGACCCCGAAACCTTCTTCGAGGATCCGCTGAACATTCTGCGCCTGTTCGAGGAGGGGTTGCGCACCGGCTACCTCATCCACCCCAACGCGATGCGGGAAATCTCGGCCCGGCTGGACCTGATCGACGACGATCTGCGCCGCGATCCGGAAGCCAACCGGATCTTTCTCGACCTGATGCTGAAACACGGCAATCCCGAACGGGGCCTTCGCCGGATGAACGAGCTTGGGGTCCTCGCGGCCTTCTTGCCGGAATTCGCACCCATCGTCGCGATGATGCAGTTCAACATGTATCACAGCTACACGGTCGACGAGCATACGATACAGGTCGTCTCCACCCTCGCCCAGATCGAGCGGGAGGAGTTGCTGGAGGAGCTTCCCCTCGTCTCCGGCATCCTCAAGCGCGGGGTCAATCGCAAGGTCCTGTTCGTGGCCTGCCTGCTCCACGATATCGGCAAGGGGCGGAACGAGGATCATTCAATCCTCGGGGCCCGCATGGCGCGGTCCATCTGCCCGCGCCTGGGCCTGAAACCTGCCGAATGCGAAACGGTCGAATGGCTGGTCCGCTATCACCTGCTGATGTCCGACATGGCGCAGAAGCGGGACATCGCCGACCCCCGCACCGTGCGCGACTTCGCAAAGGCGGTGAAAACGCGCGAGCGGCTGGATCTGCTGACCGTGCTGACCGTCTGCGACATCCGCGGCGTGGGGCCGAACACCTGGAACAACTGGAAGGCAACGCTTCTGCGCGGCCTGCACCGGACGACCGCCGCCGCTCTGGAAACGGGTTTGGAGGATCTTAACCGCGAACAGCTCGAAAGCGAGGCAAAGAAAGCCCTGCGTGCGGAGCTGTCCGATTGGTCGAAATCCGACATCAAGGCAGAGATCGACCGCCATTACGGCCCCTACTGGCAGGGCCTGGACCTCGGTACACAGGTCACGTTCGCCAAGATGGTGCAGGGTCTGGACGACGATGAAATCCGCATCGACACCAAGCAGGACGAAGATCGCGACGCCACGCGGGTCTGCTTCGCCCTCGTGGATCACCCCGGCATCTTCTGCCGCCTCGCCGGTGCGCTATCGCTTGTCGGGGCCAATGTCGTCGATGCGCGCACCTATACGTCAAAAGACGGCTATGCCACCGCCGTCTTCTGGGTGCAGGACCACGACGGACACCCCTATGAACGGGCGCGCCTGCCCCGCCTGCGCGGCATGATCCAGAAGACCCTCAAAGGCGAAGTGGTCACATCCGAGGCGATGGAGCGGCGCGACAAGATCAAGAAGCGCGAACGCCCTTTCGACGTGCCCACCACGATCACCTTCGACAATGAAGGCTCCGAGATATATACGATTATCGAGGTCGATACCCGCGACCGTCCCGGCCTGCTCTATGACCTGACCAAAACCTTCGCCGCCGCCAACGTCTATATCGCCAGCGCCGTGATCGCGACCTATGGTGTGCAGGTGGTCGATACCTTCTACGTCAAAGACATGTTCGGCTTGAAACTGCATTCCGAAAACCGCCGCGCCAGCCTTGAGCGCAAGCTGCGGGACGCCATCGCGCGTGTCGCGGAACGGGCGGGGGCCTGA
- the gshB gene encoding glutathione synthase produces MLVAFQMDPIEDVDIDADSSFRLAEEAQARGHDLLVYTPSDLAYREDRVIARARPVKVQRERGNHVIAGAPKMVDLAEVDVIWLRQDPPFDMGYITTTHLLDRLKGQTLVVNDPFWVRNVPEKLMVLDYPDLTPPTMIARDLEMLKAFKADHGDVILKPLYGNGGAGVFRLTPDDRNLNSLHELFTGINREPLIMQKFLPDVSAGDKRVILVDGEPVGGINRVPAKGETRSNMHVGGRPEATELTEREREICAIIGPRLKEMGQVFVGIDVIGGWLTEINVTSPTGIQELERFDGVNIAARIWEAIERRAAAA; encoded by the coding sequence ATGCTGGTGGCGTTTCAAATGGACCCGATCGAGGATGTCGATATCGACGCCGATTCCTCGTTCCGGCTGGCGGAAGAGGCGCAGGCGCGCGGGCATGATCTGCTGGTCTACACTCCATCCGACCTAGCCTACCGCGAAGATCGGGTGATCGCACGGGCGCGGCCCGTCAAGGTGCAGCGCGAGCGCGGCAACCACGTGATCGCCGGTGCGCCGAAGATGGTCGATCTTGCGGAGGTGGACGTGATCTGGCTGCGGCAGGACCCTCCGTTTGACATGGGTTACATCACGACGACGCATCTGCTGGACCGCCTGAAGGGCCAGACACTCGTGGTCAACGACCCGTTCTGGGTGCGAAACGTGCCCGAAAAGCTGATGGTTCTGGATTACCCCGACCTGACGCCACCCACGATGATCGCCCGCGACCTCGAGATGCTGAAAGCGTTCAAGGCCGACCATGGCGACGTGATCCTGAAACCGCTTTACGGCAATGGCGGGGCGGGGGTGTTTCGCCTGACGCCGGACGATCGCAACCTCAATTCGCTCCATGAGCTATTCACCGGCATCAACCGCGAGCCGCTGATCATGCAAAAATTCCTGCCAGACGTCTCGGCGGGCGACAAGCGCGTGATTCTGGTCGATGGGGAGCCGGTGGGCGGCATCAACCGCGTGCCCGCGAAGGGAGAAACGCGGTCGAACATGCATGTGGGCGGGCGGCCGGAGGCGACCGAGCTGACGGAGCGGGAGCGGGAGATCTGCGCCATCATCGGCCCGCGTCTGAAGGAGATGGGGCAGGTCTTTGTCGGGATCGACGTGATCGGCGGCTGGTTAACGGAGATCAACGTCACCTCCCCCACCGGTATCCAGGAATTGGAGCGGTTCGACGGGGTCAATATCGCGGCCCGGATCTGGGAGGCGATCGAGCGCAGGGCCGCCGCCGCGTGA
- the rsmI gene encoding 16S rRNA (cytidine(1402)-2'-O)-methyltransferase, whose amino-acid sequence MSAPVRIAPGLHFVATPIGSARDITLRALDVLAGADVIAAEDTRTARKLMEIHGIAVGQRVMIPYHDHNGAEARPRILAALEEGKSVAYVSEAGTPLVADPGYQLGRAAIEADHRVFSAPGASAVLAALTVSGLATDRFLFAGFPPSQAGRRKTWLRDLDAAAATIVLYESPKRVHRLLDELCEILGSDREVALCRELTKRFEEVLRGPCGTVRDAISDRVLKGEIVLLISRATATAPDADDVEAALRAAMADMPLKAASTQVADAMGLPKRDVYQMGLRLKNDG is encoded by the coding sequence ATGAGCGCACCGGTTCGCATCGCGCCAGGTCTGCACTTCGTCGCCACCCCGATCGGATCGGCAAGGGACATCACCTTGCGGGCGCTCGATGTTCTGGCCGGGGCCGACGTGATCGCGGCGGAGGACACGCGGACCGCACGGAAGCTGATGGAAATCCACGGCATCGCCGTGGGGCAACGCGTGATGATTCCCTACCACGACCACAACGGGGCGGAGGCGCGCCCGCGTATCCTGGCCGCCCTCGAGGAGGGTAAATCCGTCGCCTACGTGTCGGAGGCCGGGACGCCGTTGGTGGCCGATCCGGGATACCAGCTGGGGCGCGCGGCGATCGAGGCTGATCACCGCGTCTTTTCCGCGCCCGGCGCGTCCGCCGTCCTGGCGGCACTTACGGTTTCGGGCCTGGCTACGGATCGCTTCCTGTTCGCGGGATTTCCCCCGTCCCAGGCCGGGCGGCGCAAAACATGGCTCCGGGACCTCGACGCCGCCGCCGCCACAATTGTCCTTTATGAGAGCCCGAAACGCGTTCACCGATTGTTAGATGAATTGTGCGAGATCTTGGGCAGTGATCGGGAGGTGGCGCTGTGCCGCGAATTGACCAAACGCTTCGAGGAGGTTCTGCGCGGGCCCTGTGGAACGGTCCGCGACGCGATCTCGGACCGGGTGTTGAAGGGCGAAATCGTCCTGTTGATCAGCCGGGCGACGGCCACGGCACCCGATGCGGACGACGTGGAAGCGGCCCTGCGCGCGGCGATGGCGGACATGCCTCTGAAGGCGGCCTCGACGCAAGTGGCCGACGCGATGGGCCTGCCGAAAAGAGACGTCTACCAGATGGGGCTTCGCCTGAAAAACGACGGCTGA
- a CDS encoding rhomboid family intramembrane serine protease — MENNNVSPFNTLPPVVVALAVVILGLELMFQAAMAGLIGGQAGVGWRLAAMQDYAVLDQVWSWMVEVQRYPPQHLVRFITYPLIHGSLIHAGFVVVFILALGKMVAEVYSPLAFIAVFWVSAIVGGLGYVIILDAEFPLIGGYPGVYGLIGAFTFLMWMRADAEGTGRLRAFALIGALLAVQLIFAVINGEFGTVVADLSGFVAGLSLSFVVSPGGWRRMLARMRQR, encoded by the coding sequence ATGGAAAACAACAACGTCTCGCCGTTCAACACCCTGCCGCCGGTCGTCGTGGCGCTGGCCGTCGTGATCCTGGGGCTGGAGCTGATGTTCCAGGCGGCCATGGCGGGGCTGATCGGGGGGCAGGCGGGGGTCGGCTGGCGGCTGGCCGCGATGCAGGATTACGCGGTGCTGGACCAGGTCTGGTCCTGGATGGTGGAGGTGCAACGCTATCCGCCGCAGCACCTGGTGCGGTTTATCACCTACCCCCTGATCCACGGCAGCCTGATTCATGCCGGTTTCGTCGTCGTTTTCATCCTCGCGCTCGGCAAGATGGTGGCGGAGGTTTATTCGCCGCTGGCCTTCATCGCGGTCTTCTGGGTGTCGGCCATCGTCGGCGGATTGGGCTACGTGATAATCCTCGATGCCGAGTTCCCGCTGATAGGCGGCTATCCCGGCGTCTACGGCCTGATCGGGGCGTTCACGTTCCTGATGTGGATGCGCGCGGATGCGGAGGGCACGGGGAGGTTGCGGGCATTCGCCCTGATCGGGGCGCTGCTGGCGGTGCAGTTGATCTTCGCGGTGATCAACGGGGAATTCGGGACCGTGGTTGCCGATCTGTCGGGTTTCGTCGCGGGGCTTTCGCTGTCCTTCGTGGTGAGCCCGGGGGGATGGCGGCGTATGTTGGCCCGGATGCGGCAACGCTGA
- a CDS encoding YraN family protein produces the protein MTGLRAYQSGKAAEDIVLRAYIAHGHRLVARRWRGPAGEIDLVLDRDGEVVFVEVKSSRSHDQAAQSLTKRQIRRLLQSAEHCLGTFPKGAMTPMRFDVALVDGQGKIAVIPNALVA, from the coding sequence CTGACGGGGCTTCGCGCCTATCAATCGGGAAAGGCGGCGGAGGACATAGTCTTGCGCGCCTATATCGCGCACGGGCATCGGCTTGTCGCGCGGCGTTGGCGTGGACCGGCGGGCGAAATCGACCTTGTCCTTGATCGGGATGGGGAGGTCGTGTTCGTCGAAGTCAAATCTTCCCGCAGCCATGACCAGGCGGCGCAAAGCCTGACGAAACGCCAGATCAGGCGGTTGCTGCAAAGTGCGGAACATTGCCTTGGCACTTTCCCGAAAGGCGCGATGACACCGATGCGGTTCGACGTGGCGCTTGTCGACGGGCAAGGCAAGATCGCGGTCATTCCCAATGCGCTAGTCGCCTGA
- a CDS encoding VOC family protein translates to MPYTAPAGTHVGHVHLRVSDLDRSIAFYEGVLGFTLNVKYADSAAFLGAGGYHHHIGLNVWDSENASPPPPGHTGLYHSAFLYPDRAALVEVIKRVQNAGIPFDGAAHHGVSTAVYLRDPDQNGVELYVDLPRAEWPRAADGHLAMVNTRFSIPDYVAETEALLANGALS, encoded by the coding sequence ATGCCCTATACCGCCCCCGCCGGAACCCATGTCGGCCACGTTCACCTACGCGTGTCCGACCTCGACCGGTCCATCGCGTTCTACGAAGGTGTTCTCGGCTTCACGCTGAACGTGAAATACGCCGACAGCGCCGCGTTTCTGGGCGCGGGTGGCTATCATCATCACATCGGGCTGAATGTGTGGGACAGCGAGAACGCCAGCCCGCCGCCGCCGGGGCATACCGGGCTCTATCACAGCGCCTTCCTCTACCCCGACCGCGCGGCCCTGGTGGAGGTCATCAAGCGCGTTCAGAACGCGGGCATTCCCTTCGACGGGGCCGCCCATCACGGGGTCAGCACCGCCGTCTACCTGCGCGATCCGGACCAGAACGGGGTCGAGCTTTACGTCGATCTGCCCCGCGCGGAATGGCCCCGCGCTGCTGATGGTCACCTTGCGATGGTCAATACCCGCTTTTCCATTCCGGACTATGTGGCTGAAACCGAAGCACTTTTGGCCAACGGTGCCCTGAGTTGA
- the trpS gene encoding tryptophan--tRNA ligase: MSETQFKPRVFSGIQPSGGLTLGNYLGAIKRFVEMQDAGTHQTVYCMVDLHAITAKLLDPDELRNNTRELCAGFIASGIDPEKSILINQSQVPEHAQLGWIFNCVARMGWMGRMTQWKDKAGKNAEAASLGLFAYPALMAADILLYHATHVPVGDDQKQHLELTRDIAAKFNHDYGVEFFPITEPVIEGAATRVMNLQDGTKKMSKSDPSDKTRINMTDDADAIAKKIKKAKTDPDPLPDSVDGLSERPDARNLVNIYAALADITPQAVLDQHAGSLFGHFKVALADVAVDKLSPISSEMSRLMDDPAEIDRILGRGAERAREIAVPILERTYDIVGMLRS, translated from the coding sequence ATGTCCGAGACCCAGTTCAAACCCCGCGTGTTTTCCGGCATCCAACCTTCGGGCGGCCTGACCCTCGGCAACTACCTCGGTGCGATCAAGCGGTTCGTGGAGATGCAGGACGCGGGCACGCACCAGACAGTCTATTGCATGGTCGATCTGCACGCGATCACCGCCAAGCTGCTGGACCCGGACGAATTGCGCAACAACACGCGGGAGCTGTGCGCGGGCTTCATCGCCTCCGGGATCGACCCGGAAAAGAGCATCCTCATCAACCAGTCCCAGGTGCCGGAACACGCGCAACTTGGGTGGATCTTCAATTGCGTGGCGCGCATGGGCTGGATGGGGCGCATGACCCAGTGGAAGGACAAGGCCGGCAAGAATGCGGAGGCCGCGTCGCTCGGCCTGTTTGCCTATCCCGCATTGATGGCCGCCGACATCCTGCTCTACCACGCCACTCATGTCCCCGTGGGCGATGACCAAAAGCAGCATCTTGAGCTGACGCGCGACATCGCCGCGAAGTTCAACCACGATTACGGCGTCGAATTCTTCCCCATCACCGAGCCGGTGATCGAAGGCGCGGCGACCCGCGTGATGAACCTTCAGGACGGCACGAAGAAAATGTCCAAATCCGATCCGTCCGACAAGACGCGGATCAACATGACCGACGACGCCGACGCGATTGCCAAGAAGATCAAGAAGGCCAAGACCGACCCCGACCCGCTGCCTGATAGTGTTGATGGCCTGTCGGAACGGCCCGATGCCCGCAACCTGGTGAACATCTACGCTGCCTTGGCCGACATCACACCGCAGGCTGTACTGGATCAACATGCCGGATCTCTGTTCGGCCATTTCAAGGTCGCCCTGGCGGATGTCGCGGTCGACAAGCTCTCTCCGATCTCGTCGGAGATGAGCCGCCTGATGGACGACCCGGCGGAGATCGACCGCATCCTGGGCCGCGGCGCCGAACGGGCGCGCGAAATCGCTGTCCCGATCCTCGAACGCACCTATGACATCGTCGGAATGCTGCGCAGCTAG
- the murJ gene encoding murein biosynthesis integral membrane protein MurJ: MAARPIRLIRGFATVGIWTLGSRVMGFVRDILIAAFMGAGPVAEAFLIAFSLPNMFRRFFAEGAFNTAFVPLFSKKLESGEGAREFAQDAFAGLASILILLTLVAQLIMPWLVLAMAGGFAGDGRLDLAVEYGRIAFVYILFISLAALFSGVLNATGRFAAAAAAPILLNIVLVGSILWVQMTTPVGKLTTLADPAVPYGRALAWGVPLAGIAQLALVWVAAGRAGFPLRPRLPRLTPDMKKLAVIALPAMLAGGVVQVNLLVGRQVASFFDGAIAWLSYADRLYQLPLGVVGIAIGVVLLPDLSRRLRAGDSDGGRHAFSRAGEFALALTLPAAVALIVIPVPLVSVLFQRGAFTADDTAATALALAVYGVGLPAFVLQKVLQPLYFAREDTRSPFRFAVVAMVVNAVVAIGLAMVIGFLGAAIATSVAAWVMVALLSRGRRDLGEVAQFDDRFRTRIWRMVAASLAMGLVLMGGELILGPFLGDPALRYLALALLVALGIFSYFGFARLFGAFRMADIVSAMRKS; encoded by the coding sequence ATGGCCGCGCGCCCCATCCGTCTGATCCGGGGCTTTGCGACGGTCGGTATCTGGACCCTCGGCAGCCGGGTGATGGGATTCGTGCGCGACATCCTGATCGCGGCCTTCATGGGGGCGGGTCCAGTGGCCGAAGCGTTCCTGATCGCCTTCTCGCTGCCCAACATGTTCCGCCGCTTTTTCGCAGAGGGTGCGTTCAACACCGCCTTTGTGCCGCTCTTCTCCAAGAAACTGGAAAGCGGCGAAGGGGCGCGCGAATTCGCGCAAGATGCCTTCGCGGGATTGGCGTCGATCCTGATCCTCCTCACGCTTGTCGCGCAACTCATCATGCCGTGGCTGGTGCTGGCGATGGCGGGCGGTTTCGCGGGCGACGGACGGCTGGACCTGGCGGTGGAATACGGGCGCATCGCGTTCGTCTACATCCTGTTCATCTCGCTCGCCGCGCTCTTTTCCGGCGTGCTGAACGCCACGGGCCGTTTCGCGGCGGCGGCGGCGGCGCCGATCCTGCTCAACATCGTCCTCGTGGGTTCGATCCTGTGGGTGCAGATGACGACACCGGTGGGCAAGTTGACGACCCTGGCCGATCCCGCCGTGCCGTACGGACGCGCCTTGGCCTGGGGGGTGCCCCTAGCCGGGATCGCGCAGCTGGCACTGGTCTGGGTCGCGGCGGGTCGCGCGGGCTTCCCCCTGCGCCCACGCCTGCCACGGCTGACACCGGACATGAAGAAACTGGCCGTCATTGCCCTGCCCGCCATGCTGGCCGGTGGCGTGGTCCAGGTAAACCTGCTGGTGGGCCGCCAGGTCGCCAGCTTCTTCGACGGGGCGATCGCGTGGCTCAGCTATGCCGATCGCCTCTACCAGCTGCCCCTCGGTGTCGTGGGCATTGCCATCGGTGTCGTGCTTCTGCCGGACCTGTCGCGTCGCCTGCGCGCGGGGGACAGCGACGGGGGCCGCCACGCCTTCTCTCGCGCGGGCGAATTCGCGTTGGCCCTGACTTTGCCTGCGGCGGTGGCGCTTATCGTCATCCCCGTCCCGCTGGTCTCCGTCCTGTTTCAACGGGGGGCGTTCACCGCCGACGACACCGCTGCGACGGCCCTCGCGCTTGCAGTCTATGGCGTCGGGCTGCCTGCCTTCGTGCTGCAAAAGGTGCTTCAACCGCTCTATTTCGCGCGGGAGGACACACGCAGCCCGTTTCGCTTTGCCGTCGTGGCCATGGTCGTGAATGCCGTGGTGGCCATTGGCCTCGCGATGGTGATCGGCTTTCTGGGCGCCGCCATTGCCACCAGCGTCGCGGCCTGGGTCATGGTGGCGCTCCTGTCGCGCGGGCGGCGTGATCTGGGGGAGGTCGCGCAGTTCGACGACCGCTTCCGTACCCGCATCTGGCGCATGGTCGCGGCATCCCTCGCGATGGGGCTTGTTCTGATGGGGGGGGAGTTGATCCTCGGTCCGTTCCTGGGGGACCCGGCCCTGCGCTACCTTGCCCTGGCTCTTCTGGTCGCCCTTGGCATATTCAGCTATTTCGGGTTTGCACGCCTCTTCGGGGCGTTCCGCATGGCCGACATCGTATCCGCCATGCGCAAATCCTGA
- a CDS encoding penicillin-binding protein activator, which yields MTLVLTACQIGGGPIGLNGPRISGQTVQVAMLLPISGEGGDALVARSLENSARLAAADVANSATIEITVYDTAGDAATAAARAQEAVSAGADVIVGPLRSDAAAAVGVAVANSNIAVLSFSNNTEIAGGNVLVLGYTFANTANRIISYSARQGRGNIVLVHASNLAGEVARDAVRTAASRSGATISATIPYEFSQVGVVNVVPQVTSAVRNNGANAVMLTSDSAGALPLFAQLLPENGLNTASVQMMGLTRWDIPPATLEFSGLQGGWFAMPDSGAAAAFNARYAATNGGAPHALGSLGYDAIRAVAQTAGSGRMGAGDLVATGQIDGAGGAFRFLADGTIERALAIAEIVNQQVSIIDPAPRRLGGAGF from the coding sequence ATGACGTTGGTTCTGACGGCGTGTCAGATCGGCGGCGGCCCGATCGGCCTGAACGGTCCGCGCATTTCGGGGCAGACGGTTCAGGTGGCGATGCTTCTGCCGATCAGTGGCGAGGGCGGCGATGCGCTTGTGGCACGCAGCCTTGAGAATTCCGCGCGCCTTGCCGCCGCCGACGTGGCGAATTCCGCGACCATCGAGATCACGGTCTACGACACTGCCGGGGATGCCGCGACCGCCGCGGCCCGCGCGCAGGAGGCCGTGTCGGCGGGCGCGGACGTGATCGTCGGCCCGTTGCGCTCCGACGCGGCCGCAGCCGTGGGCGTTGCCGTGGCCAATTCGAACATCGCCGTGCTCAGCTTCTCCAACAATACGGAGATCGCGGGCGGCAACGTGCTGGTCCTGGGTTACACCTTCGCCAACACCGCCAACCGCATCATCAGCTATTCGGCACGCCAGGGGCGTGGCAACATCGTGCTTGTCCACGCCTCCAACCTCGCCGGTGAAGTCGCGCGCGACGCCGTGCGCACCGCCGCCTCCCGCTCGGGCGCCACGATTTCCGCGACGATCCCCTATGAGTTCAGCCAGGTCGGCGTGGTCAATGTCGTCCCGCAGGTCACCAGCGCTGTGCGCAACAACGGGGCCAACGCGGTGATGCTGACCTCCGACAGTGCCGGGGCCCTGCCGCTTTTCGCGCAATTGCTGCCCGAGAACGGCCTGAACACCGCCAGCGTGCAGATGATGGGCCTGACCCGGTGGGATATCCCGCCCGCCACGCTCGAATTCTCCGGGCTCCAGGGCGGCTGGTTCGCGATGCCCGATTCCGGTGCCGCCGCCGCATTCAACGCGCGATACGCGGCCACCAACGGCGGTGCGCCGCATGCCCTTGGCAGCCTTGGCTACGATGCCATCCGTGCCGTGGCCCAGACCGCGGGATCGGGCCGGATGGGGGCCGGTGATCTGGTCGCCACCGGGCAGATCGATGGGGCCGGCGGTGCGTTCCGCTTCCTTGCCGACGGGACAATCGAACGGGCCTTGGCGATTGCCGAGATCGTCAACCAGCAGGTGAGCATCATTGACCCCGCCCCAAGACGTCTCGGCGGTGCCGGTTTCTGA